A stretch of Microtus pennsylvanicus isolate mMicPen1 chromosome 5, mMicPen1.hap1, whole genome shotgun sequence DNA encodes these proteins:
- the LOC142850390 gene encoding antiviral innate immune response effector IFIT1-like: MGENAGADQVKENLLQLSCHFTWSLLFEDADIPDLEMRISEQVEFLDIKGPVGMHNLLAYVRHLKGQHEEALQSLREAEVLIQEEPLGKRSVVTWGNCAWVHYHMGSFAEAQSYLDKVENTCKDFASPFRYRMECAEMDCEEGWALLKCGRRNYRRAIECFAKALEAEPENPEYSIGYAVTAYREYFDDNKMSLGPLRKAVMLNPANPYIKVYLALKLQDIGEREEAERHIEEALSSTSCQTYVFRYAAKYYRRKGCIDKALQLLHKALQTSPESGYLHYQIGLCYKKQMTQLKTSRTKHPSRQSNMKKMAQRAISEFQKTVELRPTFEMAYVCMAEAQAEIHQYEEAEANFQIALNMQNLVGHIEQDIHFRYGRYQQYHQKSEDKAITHYLKGLKIEETSYAQRELLKALNTVANKRVRQNVRLVESTSLLGLVHKLKGNMTEAQLYYKKALRLTGEMNPEF; this comes from the exons ATGGG AGAGAATGCTGGTGCTGATCAGGTCAAGGAGAATCTCCTTCAGCTGAGCTGTCACTTCACGTGGAGCTTGCTGTTTGAAGACGCTGACATACCTGATTTGGAAATGAGAATCTCAGAGCAGGTAGAGTTTCTAGACATCAAGGGGCCAGTGGGGATGCAcaacctcctggcctacgtgagACACCTGAAAGGCCAGCATGAGGAAGCCCTGCAGAGCCTGAGAGAAGCAGAAGTCTTGATCCAGGAAGAGCCACTGGGCAAGAGAAGTGTGGTGACCTGGGGCAACTGTGCCTGGGTGCATTACCACATGGGCAGCTTTGCAGAAGCCCAGAGCTACCTGGACAAGGTGGAGAATACTTGCAAGGACTTTGCAAGTCCCTTCCGCTACAGGATGGAGTGTGCCGAGATGGACTGTGAGGAAGGCTGGGCCTTGCTGAAGTGTGGAAGACGGAATTATAGACGAGCCATAGAATGCTTTGCAAAAGCTCTGGAAGCTGAACCTGAAAACCCCGAATACAGCATTGGCTATGCAGTCACCGCCTATCGTGAATACTTCGAtgacaataaaatgtctctgggACCCCTAAGGAAGGCTGTCATGTTAAATCCAGCAAATCCATATATTAAAGTTTATCTTGCCCTGAAACTTCAGGAtataggagaaagagaagaagcagaaagacacaTTGAAGAAGCCCTCAGCAGCACATCCTGTCAAACCTATGTCTTTCGTTATGCAGCCAAGTATTACCGAAGGAAAGGCTGCATAGACAAAGCTCTCCAACTCCTACACAAGGCCTTGCAGACATCACCTGAGTCTGGCTACCTGCATTACCAAATTGGGCTCTGTTACAAGAAACAAATGACCCAACTGAAAACATCCAGAACCAAACATCCCAGTAGGCAGAGCAATATGAAGAAAATGGCACAACGGGCCATCTCTGAATTCCAGAAGACTGTGGAACTGAGGCCCACGTTTGAGATGGCTTACGTTTGCATGGCTGAAGCGCAGGCAGAAATTCACCAATatgaagaagctgaggcaaaTTTCCAGATAGCACTGAACATGCAGAACCTTGTGGGTCACATAGAGCAGGACATTCATTTCCGCTATGGCCGTTACCAGCAATATCATCAAAAATCAGAAGACAAGGCGATCACCCACTACTTAAAAGGTCTAAAAATAGAGGAAACATCCTATGCCCAGAGGGAACTACTCAAAGCTTTGAATACAGTAGCTAACAAACGGGTTCGGCAGAATGTTCGACTTGTGGAGAGCACCAGCCTTCTTGGGTTAGTCCACAAACTGAAAGGGAACATGACCGAGGCCCAGCTGTACTATAAGAAGGCTCTGAGGCTCACTGGGGAGATGAACCCTGAGTTCTGA
- the LOC142850386 gene encoding antiviral innate immune response effector IFIT1-like isoform X1 — protein sequence MSEEPHRTLIHNSLLELSCHFTWKLVIEDADMPDLEKRIVDQELPDPNHSMRMLNLLAYVRHLKGQHEEALQSLKEAEDMIQEEPLGKRSLVTWGNCAWVHYHMGSLAEAQSYLDKVENTCKEFASPFRYRMECAEMDCEEGWTLLKCGKQNYRQALACFAKALEADSDNPEYSIGYAVAAYRQDFNDNSISLEPLRKAVRLNPADPYIKVLLALKLHSLGESDEAIRYAEEAQANISSQTYVLGYLAKFYRWKGIVEKALHFLHLALQAKPFSAFLHYETGRCYKRQLIQIKEATNMQPRGQDRRIANQLICLAMAHFKKTLELKPTYEAAYVHLAELYIETGQLEEAEENFQKALSMRGLDGSTQQEIHFRYGRFQLYYMRSEETAITHYIKGLKIEVTSSYAKDKLLNALKNLAERRIRRNFHVVEGFGLLGFVYRLRGDTSEALEYYEKALRLTETLNPEF from the coding sequence TGAGGAACCTCATAGAACTCTCATCCACAACAGCCTGCTTGAGCTGAGCTGTCACTTTACTTGGAAGTTGGTTATAGAAGATGCGGACATGCCTGATTTGGAAAAAAGAATCGTTGATCAAGAGTTACCTGACCCCAACCACAGCATGAGGATGCTCAACCTCCTGGCCTATGTGAGACACCTGAAAGGCCAGCATGAGGAAGCCCTGCAGAGCCTGAAAGAAGCAGAAGACATGATCCAGGAAGAGCCACTGGGCAAGAGAAGCCTGGTGACCTGGGGCAACTGTGCCTGGGTGCATTACCACATGGGCAGCTTGGCAGAAGCCCAGAGCTACCTGGACAAGGTGGAAAATACTTGCAAGGAATTTGCAAGTCCCTTCCGCTACAGGATGGAGTGTGCCGAGATGGACTGTGAGGAAGGCTGGACCTTGCTGAAGTGTGGAAAACAGAATTATAGACAAGCCCTGGCCTGCTTTGCAAAAGCTCTGGAAGCTGATTCTGACAACCCCGAATACAGCATTGGCTATGCCGTTGCTGCCTATCGCCAGGATTTCAATGACAATAGTATTTCTCTGGAACCCCTGAGGAAGGCTGTCAGGTTAAATCCAGCGGATCCATACATTAAAGTTCTCCTTGCCCTAAAGCTGCACAGCTTGGGAGAATCAGATGAAGCAATAAGATACGCTGAAGAAGCTCAGGCCAACATATCTTCCCAGACCTATGTCTTGGGATATTTGGCCAAATTTTACCGATGGAAAGGTATTGTGGAGAAAGCTCTTCACTTCCTTCATTTAGCCTTGCAGGCAAAACCTTTCTCAGCCTTCTTGCATTACGAGACTGGACGTTGCTACAAGAGACAACTGATCCAAATAAAGGAAGCTACAAACATGCAACCTAGAGGTCAGGATAGAAGAATAGCAAACCAATTGATCTGTTTGGCTATGGCTCACTTTAAAAAGACTTTAGAACTGAAACCCACATATGAGGCAGCTTACGTTCATCTGGCTGAACTGTACATAGAAACTGGCCAATtagaagaggcagaggagaatTTTCAGAAAGCATTGAGCATGAGGGGCCTTGATGGTTCCACACAGCAGGAAATCCATTTCCGCTATGGTCGTTTCCAACTTTACTATATGAGATCAGAAGAAACAGCAATCACCCATTACATAAAGGGTTTGAAAATAGAAGTAACTTCTTCCTACGCCAAAGACAAGCTTCTCAATGCTTTGAAGAACCTGGCTGAAAGACGCATTCGCCGGAATTTTCATGTTGTGGAAGGCTTCGGCCTTCTTGGGTTTGTCTACAGACTCAGAGGGGACACAAGCGAGGCTCTGGAATACTACGAGAAGGCCCTGAGACTCACGGAAACATTGAATCCTGAGTTTTGA
- the LOC142850389 gene encoding interferon-induced protein with tetratricopeptide repeats 2-like isoform X2: MRNIQAYINHLRGQNEAALKCLEDAERFIQQQYPDQAEIRSLVTWGNYAWVYYHMGQFSKAQAYLDKVRGVCEKFSSPYRIESPELDCEEGWARLKCTQNQHERVKVCFEKALEKDPKNPEFTSGWAIACYRLDYWPARQDSIDSLKGALRLSPNNSYLKVLLALRLETEDENQAWELVEQAIRKAPGATDVLLSAAKFYYKTHDADRAIQLLTKALEYLPNNAYAHYHIGCCYRSKVLGMVHRRETAFNGNQMRFQKLIQLAVNHLRKAEEIKEFLEHSCSYLAGLYAMANQYEEANYYFQKEFKKDLSPGLKQLLHLQYGNFQLFQMKCEEKAIHHFMEGVKIRQETKPKGKMINKLQRIALRRLSENEFDSEALYILVFLRELHEEGKQAAKEAERVLDAEKAAPSASLHENGDQ; this comes from the coding sequence ATGCGCAACATCCAGGCCTATATCAACCACCTCAGAGGCCAAAACGAGGCAGCGCTGAAGTGTTTAGAGGATGCTGAACGTTTCATTCAGCAACAGTATCCTGACCAAGCAGAAATCAGAAGTCTGGTCACCTGGGGAAACTACGCTTGGGTTTATTATCACATGGGCCAATTCTCAAAAGCACAGGCTTATCTTGACAAGGTGAGAGGGGTCTGTGAGAAGTTTTCCAGTCCCTATAGGATCGAGAGTCCTGAGCTTGACTGTGAGGAAGGGTGGGCCCGTTTAAAGTGCACCCAGAACCAACATGAGAGAGTGAAGGTGTGTTTTGAGAAGGCTCTGGAAAAGGACCCAAAGAACCCAGAATTCACCTCTGGATGGGCCATTGCATGCTACCGTCTGGACTACTGGCCAGCACGGCAGGACTCCATTGACTCTCTGAAGGGAGCCCTTAGACTTTCTCCCAACAACTCTTATCTTAAAGTCCTCTTGGCACTGAGGCTTGAGACGGAAGATGAAAACCAAGCATGGGAACTAGTGGAACAAGCCATAAGGAAAGCCCCAGGTGCGACAGATGTGCTTCTCAGTGCAGCCAAGTTTTATTACAAGACACACGACGCAGACCGAGCTATACAGCTGCTTACAAAGGCTTTAGAATACCTGCCAAACAATGCCTATGCACATTACCATATCGGGTGCTGCTACAGGTCAAAAGTGCTTGGAATGGTTCATAGAAGAGAGACTGCATTCAATGGGAATCAAATGAGGTTTCAGAAACTAATACAACTGGCGGTTAACCACTTAAGGAAAGCAGAGGAGATCAAGGAATTTCTTGAACATTCTTGTAGCTACCTTGCTGGACTTTATGCCATGGCAAACCAGTATGAAGAAGCCAATTATTACTTCCAGAAGGAATTCAAGAAGGATCTCAGTCCAGGCCTTAAACAGTTGCTCCACCTACAGTATGGCAATTTCCAGTTGTTTCAAATGAAGTGTGAAGAAAAGGCCATCCATCATTTTATGGAGGGTGTGAAAATAAGGCAGGAGACGAAGCCTAAAGGAAAGATGATAAACAAACTTCAAAGAATTGCCCTAAGGCGACTTTCTGAAAATGAATTTGATTCTGAGGCCTTGTACATCTTGGTGTTTCTTCGGGAGTTGCATGAAGAAGGCAAGCAAGCTgctaaagaagctgagagggtgCTGGATGCTGAGAAGGCTGCTCCTTCAGCATCTTTGCATGAAAATGGGGACCAGTAG
- the LOC142850386 gene encoding antiviral innate immune response effector IFIT1-like isoform X2 yields the protein MPDLEKRIVDQELPDPNHSMRMLNLLAYVRHLKGQHEEALQSLKEAEDMIQEEPLGKRSLVTWGNCAWVHYHMGSLAEAQSYLDKVENTCKEFASPFRYRMECAEMDCEEGWTLLKCGKQNYRQALACFAKALEADSDNPEYSIGYAVAAYRQDFNDNSISLEPLRKAVRLNPADPYIKVLLALKLHSLGESDEAIRYAEEAQANISSQTYVLGYLAKFYRWKGIVEKALHFLHLALQAKPFSAFLHYETGRCYKRQLIQIKEATNMQPRGQDRRIANQLICLAMAHFKKTLELKPTYEAAYVHLAELYIETGQLEEAEENFQKALSMRGLDGSTQQEIHFRYGRFQLYYMRSEETAITHYIKGLKIEVTSSYAKDKLLNALKNLAERRIRRNFHVVEGFGLLGFVYRLRGDTSEALEYYEKALRLTETLNPEF from the coding sequence ATGCCTGATTTGGAAAAAAGAATCGTTGATCAAGAGTTACCTGACCCCAACCACAGCATGAGGATGCTCAACCTCCTGGCCTATGTGAGACACCTGAAAGGCCAGCATGAGGAAGCCCTGCAGAGCCTGAAAGAAGCAGAAGACATGATCCAGGAAGAGCCACTGGGCAAGAGAAGCCTGGTGACCTGGGGCAACTGTGCCTGGGTGCATTACCACATGGGCAGCTTGGCAGAAGCCCAGAGCTACCTGGACAAGGTGGAAAATACTTGCAAGGAATTTGCAAGTCCCTTCCGCTACAGGATGGAGTGTGCCGAGATGGACTGTGAGGAAGGCTGGACCTTGCTGAAGTGTGGAAAACAGAATTATAGACAAGCCCTGGCCTGCTTTGCAAAAGCTCTGGAAGCTGATTCTGACAACCCCGAATACAGCATTGGCTATGCCGTTGCTGCCTATCGCCAGGATTTCAATGACAATAGTATTTCTCTGGAACCCCTGAGGAAGGCTGTCAGGTTAAATCCAGCGGATCCATACATTAAAGTTCTCCTTGCCCTAAAGCTGCACAGCTTGGGAGAATCAGATGAAGCAATAAGATACGCTGAAGAAGCTCAGGCCAACATATCTTCCCAGACCTATGTCTTGGGATATTTGGCCAAATTTTACCGATGGAAAGGTATTGTGGAGAAAGCTCTTCACTTCCTTCATTTAGCCTTGCAGGCAAAACCTTTCTCAGCCTTCTTGCATTACGAGACTGGACGTTGCTACAAGAGACAACTGATCCAAATAAAGGAAGCTACAAACATGCAACCTAGAGGTCAGGATAGAAGAATAGCAAACCAATTGATCTGTTTGGCTATGGCTCACTTTAAAAAGACTTTAGAACTGAAACCCACATATGAGGCAGCTTACGTTCATCTGGCTGAACTGTACATAGAAACTGGCCAATtagaagaggcagaggagaatTTTCAGAAAGCATTGAGCATGAGGGGCCTTGATGGTTCCACACAGCAGGAAATCCATTTCCGCTATGGTCGTTTCCAACTTTACTATATGAGATCAGAAGAAACAGCAATCACCCATTACATAAAGGGTTTGAAAATAGAAGTAACTTCTTCCTACGCCAAAGACAAGCTTCTCAATGCTTTGAAGAACCTGGCTGAAAGACGCATTCGCCGGAATTTTCATGTTGTGGAAGGCTTCGGCCTTCTTGGGTTTGTCTACAGACTCAGAGGGGACACAAGCGAGGCTCTGGAATACTACGAGAAGGCCCTGAGACTCACGGAAACATTGAATCCTGAGTTTTGA
- the LOC142850389 gene encoding interferon-induced protein with tetratricopeptide repeats 2-like isoform X1, producing MSTTIEKSLESRLQQLKCHFTWNLITGDESLDEFEDRVFNKDEFQNSECKATMRNIQAYINHLRGQNEAALKCLEDAERFIQQQYPDQAEIRSLVTWGNYAWVYYHMGQFSKAQAYLDKVRGVCEKFSSPYRIESPELDCEEGWARLKCTQNQHERVKVCFEKALEKDPKNPEFTSGWAIACYRLDYWPARQDSIDSLKGALRLSPNNSYLKVLLALRLETEDENQAWELVEQAIRKAPGATDVLLSAAKFYYKTHDADRAIQLLTKALEYLPNNAYAHYHIGCCYRSKVLGMVHRRETAFNGNQMRFQKLIQLAVNHLRKAEEIKEFLEHSCSYLAGLYAMANQYEEANYYFQKEFKKDLSPGLKQLLHLQYGNFQLFQMKCEEKAIHHFMEGVKIRQETKPKGKMINKLQRIALRRLSENEFDSEALYILVFLRELHEEGKQAAKEAERVLDAEKAAPSASLHENGDQ from the exons ATGAG CACAACCATAGAGAAATCCTTGGAGAGCAGGCTCCAGCAGCTAAAATGCCATTTCACCTGGAACTTGATAACAGGAGATGAGTCCTTggatgagtttgaggacagggtGTTTAACAAGGATGAGTTTCAGAACAGTGAATGTAAAGCCACGATGCGCAACATCCAGGCCTATATCAACCACCTCAGAGGCCAAAACGAGGCAGCGCTGAAGTGTTTAGAGGATGCTGAACGTTTCATTCAGCAACAGTATCCTGACCAAGCAGAAATCAGAAGTCTGGTCACCTGGGGAAACTACGCTTGGGTTTATTATCACATGGGCCAATTCTCAAAAGCACAGGCTTATCTTGACAAGGTGAGAGGGGTCTGTGAGAAGTTTTCCAGTCCCTATAGGATCGAGAGTCCTGAGCTTGACTGTGAGGAAGGGTGGGCCCGTTTAAAGTGCACCCAGAACCAACATGAGAGAGTGAAGGTGTGTTTTGAGAAGGCTCTGGAAAAGGACCCAAAGAACCCAGAATTCACCTCTGGATGGGCCATTGCATGCTACCGTCTGGACTACTGGCCAGCACGGCAGGACTCCATTGACTCTCTGAAGGGAGCCCTTAGACTTTCTCCCAACAACTCTTATCTTAAAGTCCTCTTGGCACTGAGGCTTGAGACGGAAGATGAAAACCAAGCATGGGAACTAGTGGAACAAGCCATAAGGAAAGCCCCAGGTGCGACAGATGTGCTTCTCAGTGCAGCCAAGTTTTATTACAAGACACACGACGCAGACCGAGCTATACAGCTGCTTACAAAGGCTTTAGAATACCTGCCAAACAATGCCTATGCACATTACCATATCGGGTGCTGCTACAGGTCAAAAGTGCTTGGAATGGTTCATAGAAGAGAGACTGCATTCAATGGGAATCAAATGAGGTTTCAGAAACTAATACAACTGGCGGTTAACCACTTAAGGAAAGCAGAGGAGATCAAGGAATTTCTTGAACATTCTTGTAGCTACCTTGCTGGACTTTATGCCATGGCAAACCAGTATGAAGAAGCCAATTATTACTTCCAGAAGGAATTCAAGAAGGATCTCAGTCCAGGCCTTAAACAGTTGCTCCACCTACAGTATGGCAATTTCCAGTTGTTTCAAATGAAGTGTGAAGAAAAGGCCATCCATCATTTTATGGAGGGTGTGAAAATAAGGCAGGAGACGAAGCCTAAAGGAAAGATGATAAACAAACTTCAAAGAATTGCCCTAAGGCGACTTTCTGAAAATGAATTTGATTCTGAGGCCTTGTACATCTTGGTGTTTCTTCGGGAGTTGCATGAAGAAGGCAAGCAAGCTgctaaagaagctgagagggtgCTGGATGCTGAGAAGGCTGCTCCTTCAGCATCTTTGCATGAAAATGGGGACCAGTAG